TTTTGTGTATACTCTTagcattagtataaatacattgtaATTGGCATTCAATAAAATCATCCTTTACAATATCAAAACCCTTGTCTTATATGGTATCAGAGCTATCGTAGGTAGCCTACAATACTTATCCCTAACTCGACCTGACATAGCATTTACTGTCAACCGACCAGCACAATTTCTCCACCATCCCACTCACAACCACTGGACGGCACTCAAACGTCTTCTTCGCTACCTTCAAGGTACTCAAACTCATGGCATTCAATTGCATAAGACAACACCTCTCTGCCTTCATGCATTTTGTGATGCGGATTTCGCTGGCGACAAAGACAATTTTTTGTCCACAACCGGATACATTATCTACCTTGGATGGAACCCTATCTCATGGTCCTCGAAAAAGCAACGAGGCTTGGCACTCTCTACCACCGAAGCTGAATTTCGTGTTGTTGCTTCTATCACCACCGAAACTCTTTGGCTACGAAACCTCCTCACCGAACTCAACATTCAAATCACTCGACCTCCAGCTCTTTACTGCGACAATATGTCAGCTACTCTATACGCAAAGAACCCAGTCTTTCACTCTCGCATGAAGCACATGGCACTCTCCTTCCATTTTGTTCGAGAACAGCTGCAGCTAGGCCACATTCGAATCCAACATGTCGCAAGCAATGATCAACTCGCAGACGCTCTCACAAAACCACTTCCAAAGCAACGATTCCTTGAGCTACGAAACAAGATTGGCCTTCATCCATcgacgtccatcttgcgggggcgtattAACAATATACCTTCCTCTATTAACATATCACAAGATATTCATTAGTCTCTTCCTCAAGAAATGTATTATTGCATTTCTACTGTAATCTTAGCAAGTActacctccattcaactccactctacctatttcatttttgaacacTATTCACGAATGagtattcaatttcaattttctctcgatacgtaagtgaaaatatattcatgtgggatcttgtttgattcgtctttacgagtacattaaaaatatctaacttttatattttttggaaatacgtagctaacgatatttagcgcgtaaaacacgcgttggcaaacgtgaaaaaagaaagtggtagagtggagttgaatggaggaagtaaatATTTTGTGTATACTCTTagcattagtataaatacattgtaATTGGCATTCAATAAAATCATCCTTTACAATATCAAAACCTTTGTCTTATATGCTAgcccccctagctccaccactgagTAGAGTgcgtgattaaaataagtattgttgtgagtTGAGGTGGACTATTGTTGTGGgttgaagtgattaaaataagtataaaagtttaacAAAAATAGACAATGAgacattattgtgaatagaccGAAATAGACAATGGGacggttatgtagaataggagggagtaatatacTTTATTTCATTAACTTATTATCTTCTCATTAAAATTAaccttttcatcaaattatattattttcactaaacactaaagtataatatcttaattaaaatatagggttatttcataacaataatccatcctattggtgatATGCAATAATCACTTCATCTTATCAATAATCCCAATCACCTGAtatttttttaagtttatgttgTAATATTTGATAGTTTTGGACAATTTAGCTGGTATATGTGatgtttatgtgtaatattttcaagtgatgaatcaaattcttggtttatttgatacacataaacaACAACATTACCAGAGTGCCTCCATGGtaagggggtcggatgtacgcagtcCTACCCttatgttagcaacacaaagagactgtttccgaatgacccaaaatGAAAATTGCGTTGAAAACTACATCGAATGACGGGTTCATCCTATTTTCAGTTTAATAACAAAGGGGAGAAATTGGTTCATCCTATGTTAACCAAAATGAAATCATGAAATCTCAAGTTATGAAAATGAATGCagtagcgaaaattcaaaaataatttcTTGATTTCAGGTACTCTGCAAAGTCTTGAGGTGCATACTGATGTAATTTGTGGCTACTGCTgataaaagaagaaaaagatgACGGCAGATTGAGATTATCAGGCATTTATGGTCTCCATTGATTCAGATTGAGATTTTCACGAAAGGTAAATTCTTTCTGCACCTTTTCTCGCTGATTCTCTCCTAGTTTGGTGCATATGTACATCAGTACATGATCATTATACCCTTTGTCATATTCTTTGCAGAGTAATGGTGTTTCTTATGGAAAGAGTGCACTACGGCAGGGTGATTCCTAATCTCCTCTTCTCTTTGCCCATTATATGGACGTGCTTTCGAGACATCTTTGTCTATTGAAGAGTCAGCCTCACTTCTCTTATCATCCTATATGCACCAGGCTGGGATTGACACACCCTTTGTTTGCGGATGTCATCGAGGTGATCTTCCTTCCATTGTTGCAGTTAAAAGAACTTCGGAAATGCTTTCTGCCACTTCTGGTCTTATTCCTAATCCCTCCAAAACTAGTGTTAAAAGAAACATCTTGCAGTGTACAGAAATATCCATTTAAATTAGACCCGATTTTGGGGTttactccaaaaaaaaaaataaaaaaataaaaaaataaaaaaaaaataataataataataataataatacacctAATGTATTAGACTCAAACgtttaaatattataataataactTTCCAAATTTACTCCCACGGTTCTGTAAGGTGGAACTACATAAATTACCAACGTAAAAACTACTGTATAAAATACGCGTTTCCTAATTCTGACCTGATTCTGCTTTGGTATAGTATAACTTACAACAGAATTAGGTCTTCCGTTTTGTGTTAAAGGAGCTACAAGGGCGTTGCAAATTAAATACAAGCCGAAAAAAATTCAAACCTGCAATGTATCGTCCACGGTCCACAGACTCGAGAATTTGATTTTGTTTTCCGCAACAATGTATTCTGAAGACGACGATATATATTCTGAAGACGAAGATATATACCCTGATGAAGACATATATTCTGAAGATGAAGACAACTATGAAACTGACAGCGAATTTGACACCAGCGATTTTGCAGCGAATGACATGTTTCAGAAAAGTTACAGAGTCATGCAGGAGGCTGATGTCCGAGAGCTCCTAGACAATGTAGTTGGACATGTTTCCTCTGCTCTCTTTATCTCCGAAGATGAGGCAATCAAAGTGCTTTATCACTATAAGTGGAATGACTCGTTGCTACTCGACGAGTGGTTCTCCAATGAAGAACGGGTTCGAGAGGACGTTGGCTTGCCGACCACCCCTGCCCAGTTTAGCTGTTCTGGACAATTGACTCGCTGTGGGATTTGTCTCGAGTCGTTTCCTCTTGATAATCGCCACTTTTATCCCATACTGTGTGGGCATCTCTATTGTGTAACATGTTGGAAAGGTTACCTTAGTATATCAATAAAAGACGGCCCTGGATGCTTGTCATTGAGATGCCCGGATCCTGCGTGCCACGCTGCTGTTGTCGGTCAGGATATGGTTGATAAACTTGCATCAGATGAAGAGAGAAAAAAATATGCGCATTATTTATTTCGGTCATATGTCGAAGAAAACAAGAAGATGAAATGGTGTCCAGGTCCCGGATGTGAGAATGCCGTTGAATTTGAGATTGGAAGCGAGGGCGTTTATAATGTTACCTGCCTTTGCTCACACGCTTTCTGTTGGAACTGTATCGAGGAGGACCACCGACCTGTGGATTGTGACACAGTGGCAAAGTGGACCCTGAAGAACACGTCGCAATCTGAAAATACAAACTGGATTGTTGCCAACTCAAAGCCGTGTCCAAAGTGCAAGCGTCCGATTCAGAAGGACCAAGGTTGTATGCATATGACATGCAGCAAGCCCTGCCTCTATGAATTCTGCTGGCTATGCCTTGAACCATGGTCGAACCACGGTGCAAATACAGGGGGCTACTATCTATGTAATATATACAAGGCTGCAAAAGAAAGTGGCAAGTATGATGATGAAGAACGGCAGAAAAAAGTGGCGGAAAAAAATTTAAGGAAATACGTACATTATTATGAAAGATGGGTAGGTAACCATAATTCAAGGGAAAGGGCTATTGACGATTTGCGCAAGACGAAAACTGATTTAAATCAGCTTAGTGACAAGTTTAAGATTACCGATACTGAACTCGTGTTTATGATAGAAGCTTGGGAACAGATTATAGAGTGCAGACGGGTTTTAAAGTGGACTTATGCATATGGCTTTTATTTACATGAGGATTTAGTTGCCAAGAAAACCTTGTTCGAGTACTTACAAGGTCAGGCCGAGGCTTGTCTTGAGAGGATTCATCAATGTGTAGAACAAGAGCTATCGGTTTTCAAAGTTTTCCTTAAAGACGACACAGAAGTAGAAAACCAGGATGAAGAAGATTCCAAAACATTGTGCAAGGGAGATACAAGGGAAGAGTTCAAAAAGTTACTCAGGGAAGAGTCCGAAAAGAAACAGAAGCTAGAAGCGGAACTTAGAGCATTACGACTCAAGCTGACTAATCTAACCAGTGTGACGCGGTCATATTTTGACAATTTGGTTAGGGGACTGGTGAATAATTTGTCGGAAGTTAAATCAACATGTAAGAGGAAGTACTTGAAGCCGACAAAGAAGAAAGGACATAAGCAGAGGTATTTCAATAGAATAGTTAGATCACAAAGGTAATACTCCATCAATCAAAATGTAGCAACAAATGGTTTCAGATTACAATTCTGTCAACATATTTTTGAGCAGCAGGaataaaatcagatttttataaGCATGCATCATGGAAATCGGAAAGGATGCTGAAACCAGGAGCGAATCTAGGCCCGGTTTACTAGGGCTATAGCCCTAGATGTAATTAAGTATTCATGTAGTAGAGTATCATTGCAATTCGTTTGTGTTCAATTCTCCCATCAGGCAGTTTTTGGGCTACCTACCATTTTTATTCTCCATTTGGTTTCTCTTTTCTTTTGGCCCATGCGTATGAGTTGCATTTTGAAAAATTTAATCGTCATGCATTTTGACGTTCATCCTTAATTCATGTAATCGATGGATTTGGGTTTTGCTTCTTTTTATAAAGTCGTATGTCTATTTTATGGTCTTTTATAGGTAGGAAGTTTAATAAAGTTGCTCATAGACTTGCCTATAACGTCGTGATGCTGGCTAGGAACTAGAAAGTGGTTATCGAGTcttaaaacttgttatttgatTTATTTGGCCCAATTCTTCATTTGTTTAAAAATCCAAATTTTCGATCATTGTTGATTGTATAATAAAGATCGATCTAGCTTTGATGAAATTTATATTCTATTTGTATTTActatgtcacataaaatttacACATGCATTCCTTATATATGGAGTGTATGAAATGAGGAATAGAGAAAATTTACTACTCATAAAATACCCGtttaaatttttttaaatttaGCCCTAGGTAATTGTAGTTCCTGGTTCCGCCCCTGGGTGAAACTTAGATAGATAGCATAAATTTTACCTTTAAGGACACATGGATGTAAGGGCAGGTCTTGCTGTTTCATGACCAACTCTTGTACACTTCCGGTATTTGTTGATATCTGTCCTCTAACAAAGCACA
This sequence is a window from Silene latifolia isolate original U9 population chromosome 8, ASM4854445v1, whole genome shotgun sequence. Protein-coding genes within it:
- the LOC141594953 gene encoding putative E3 ubiquitin-protein ligase ARI5 → MFQKSYRVMQEADVRELLDNVVGHVSSALFISEDEAIKVLYHYKWNDSLLLDEWFSNEERVREDVGLPTTPAQFSCSGQLTRCGICLESFPLDNRHFYPILCGHLYCVTCWKGYLSISIKDGPGCLSLRCPDPACHAAVVGQDMVDKLASDEERKKYAHYLFRSYVEENKKMKWCPGPGCENAVEFEIGSEGVYNVTCLCSHAFCWNCIEEDHRPVDCDTVAKWTLKNTSQSENTNWIVANSKPCPKCKRPIQKDQGCMHMTCSKPCLYEFCWLCLEPWSNHGANTGGYYLCNIYKAAKESGKYDDEERQKKVAEKNLRKYVHYYERWVGNHNSRERAIDDLRKTKTDLNQLSDKFKITDTELVFMIEAWEQIIECRRVLKWTYAYGFYLHEDLVAKKTLFEYLQGQAEACLERIHQCVEQELSVFKVFLKDDTEVENQDEEDSKTLCKGDTREEFKKLLREESEKKQKLEAELRALRLKLTNLTSVTRSYFDNLVRGLVNNLSEVKSTCKRKYLKPTKKKGHKQRYFNRIVRSQR